From a region of the Calliphora vicina chromosome 4, idCalVici1.1, whole genome shotgun sequence genome:
- the LOC135957353 gene encoding small ribosomal subunit protein uS11A produces the protein MAPRKAKAQKEEVQVSLGPQVRDGEFVFGVAHIYASFNDTFVHVTDLSGRETIARVTGGMKVKADRDEASPYAAMLAAQDVAEKCKTLGITALHIKLRATGGNKTKTPGPGAQSALRALARSSMKIGRIEDVTPIPSDSTRRKGGRRGRRL, from the exons ATGGCTCCCAGAAAGGCTAAAGCTCAAAAGGAAGAAGTCCAAGTATCTTTGGGCCCCCAAGTACGTGATGGTGAATTCGTTTTCGGCGTCGCTCACATCTATGCCAGTTTCAACGATACCTTCGTTCATGTAACTGACTTGTCTGGCCGTGAAACCATTGCCCGTGTCACCGGTGGCATGAAGGTAAAGGCTGATCGTGATGAAGCTTCTCCCTACGCCGCTATGTTGGCCGCTCAA gaTGTCGCTGAAAAGTGCAAAACTTTGGGCATCACTGCCTTGCACATCAAATTGCGTGCTACCGGTGGTAACAAGACCAAGACTCCTGGACCCGGTGCCCAATCTGCTCTCCGTGCTTTGGCCCGTTCTTCCATGAAGATTGGCCGCATTGAAGATGTCACCCCCATTCCCTCCGATTCTACCCGCAGAAAGGGTGGTCGTCGTGGTCGccgtttgtaa